Sequence from the Aquimarina sp. Aq107 genome:
AAAAAAGTAAACAGTTTTGCAAATTATAGAACTCCATATTGGAGACGTTCTGAGGCATTTAATCCTGATGATATAGATGGAGAAGATTTTTTCTCATATCTCAATGATTTTTTCCCTAATGGAGCCAATGGAGAATATATTGGATATGTCCCTACTTTTGAAGGAGATCTAAATGATTATAATGCCACTATAGGTTTCAAAACCAAAAAAAATGGCTGGAATTATGATTTAAGTTATACCACTGGAGGAAATTCTCAAGATTATACGGTAAACAACTCCCATAATCGTAGTTCTGTTTTTTCTCCATCTACTTGGATAGATGCAAATGATAATGGTATCGTTGATCCAGGAGAAATCACTGAAGGTTCTCAATTATACCAACAAAACAGTCCTATTTCTTTTGATCCAGGAGGAACAAAATTTACCCACAGTGTTGGTAATATTGATGTCGCTAAACTTATTACCGATCAAATCAGTATTGGTTTTGGTGCTGAGTTTAGAACAGAAACTTTTGAAATCATAGAAGGAGATCTTGCTTCTTACGATGGTCAAGGTGCTGATTCTTTTGCTGGTAATAGACCAGAAAACTCAGGGAAATTTAATCGTTATAACTTTGGAGGTTATTTTGATATTTCTGCAGATATTACTGAAGACTTTTTAGTAAATGGTACAATTCGATTAGAAGATTATAGTGATTTTGGTGAAGCTTTTGTATGGAAAATCAGCAGTCGCTATAAATTTTTAGAAGATAAATTCACTGTCAGAGCTTCTCTATCTACAGGATTTAGAGCTCCAACTTTACATCAGATATATACACAACGAGCACAGTTTTCATTTATTCCTGGTCAAGGTATACAGGTAGGAGGATTAATTAATAACGTTTCTCCTCAAGCGCAATTCTTATCAATTCCTCAATTAGATGCAGAAAAATCTACAAACTTTACGATAGGTTTTGGTGCTAAAATTAGTAAAGACTTTAATTTCACACTAGATTATTATAATATTAAAGTAGAAGACAGAATTGTGCTAAGTACAGAAATCGGAGCTACAGAAGCCGGTGACACACCTTTAGATGATGTATTAACAGCTAATAATTTATCAGATGTGAGTTTCTTTGTAAATGCTATTGATACAAGAACATCAGGAATTGATTTGGTTGCAAATTACAGAAATATTATGCTAGGAAGCGGAAAACTTGGCTTTAGTCTCTCTGGTAACTATACAATCCAAAATGAAAGAGATGGGGCTGTCAATAACCCTCAATTAGTTGCAGATGCAGGACAATCAGTAGTAAATGATACTCAAGAAGCATTGTTTTTTACTTCTAGACCTGAATTTAAGGCTATTTTGGGTGCCAACTACGATATTGGAAAGTTCGGATTCTCATTAAACAACACATTATTTGGACCTACAAAATTTAGAAATCAAGGATTACAAGATCTAGAAGGACTGGTAGGTGGAGATGCTGCTGATAGCGATGGAGGATCTGATCTTGGAGTAGAATTTATGACCAAAGTAGTTACTGACCTCGGAATAAACTACAACGCAACCGATAAAATAACATTGGCGTTAAACATTAACAATGTTCTAGATGTATTACCAGAGTGGGAATTTAAAGCCCTTACTCCTACTGGCACTGCCGTGCTTAATGATGCTGATGCTACAAAAACTGCTTTTAATTTAATTACATTTAATGGTAGATATTCTCAAATGTCATATGATGGATATCATTTTAGTCAATTGGGAACTATGATAAATCTATCTTTAAACTATAAATTCTAGAACAAATTTTTAGTTTGAAAACTATAATTCGCTTTATTCTAATTAATTAGGGTAAAGCGAATTTGTTTTTAATACATCGTCTATAGTATTAATATACTTATCAAATTTAATTAGATCATTATGTGAACCACCTTCAATTGTTATCATTTTCTTTTTTGAAGTTAAAATACTTCTAAATAGTTTTTGACATGATGTATAAGGAACTACTCCATCATCGATACCGTGATAAATTGTAATAGGACACGTTACATTTTCTATAAACATATTAGATGAAAACTTAAATTTTAAAATGTTTTTTACTGGAACTTTTGAAGCCATAGATATAGATAACGTAAATGAAGCTCAGTTTTTTGCTAATACAGTGGATACAGAAACTGTAGGTATGGATATCGTTCTTTCTTGGAAATGGAATTATAGTTTTGGTACACTATCGGCATTATTAGCAGGAAATTTTAATCATATGTATATCACCGCTGTTAATACGGATTTGGATCCTGACTTTTTTTTGGCAAAGGAGAACAAGGCTTTTTACTAGCATCGACACCAAGAAGTAAATTTCCATTAAACCTAAACTATAATATTGAAAAATTCAATGCAGGTTTTGGTTTAACAAGATTTAGCGAAATTACATTAGTAGATTTTGATGCTAATGATGATGCTAATGAAGCCAAAATAACTGTTGATTTAACCGTGGGTTATAAACTAAGAGACCAACTAAAACTTACTATTGGTGGTAATAATATGACCAATGAATATCTAGATCAACAAGATGATTTAACTGAAGCTGGTAATATTGGGATGCTGTCCAAATGGGATTTAGTGGTACATATTATTACGCTAGATTGGATTTTAACTTTTAAGCATTCTCATATTTATTAACATTTTTAATATCCTTCTTTATTTCCTATAAAAAAAGGAAGGTTTATTTTTTAAATCAAAACCGCCCAAACTCTTTTAGCAAAGGATTCTAAGCTATTTCCTCCATATAAATAAATTATCATTTTTCTTTTTTCATTAAACCTTCACGCAACCATTTGACTCTATACGGTCTATAAGGATGAAAACAAATAGATAATTAGAAAATCATGAAAAAATCAATTAGTTTATACGTATTATTAGGAATATTATTTCTCACATTTATATCTTGTAAAAATGATGACGATGCTACTACTTCATCTCAAGAATTAATGAATGAAACAATAGCTATTCTAAATGGAGGATCTTCAAAAACTTGGAAAATTACTCAGGCA
This genomic interval carries:
- a CDS encoding alpha/beta hydrolase, whose protein sequence is MFIENVTCPITIYHGIDDGVVPYTSCQKLFRSILTSKKKMITIEGGSHNDLIKFDKYINTIDDVLKTNSLYPN
- a CDS encoding TonB-dependent receptor, with translation MKKLTLILLGLFISMTHAQNTITGTVTDSQGSPLPGVNILEKGTNNGSITDFEGAYSIEADSYGTLVFSFVGFETKQVSINAQSIINVTLSSGSELDEVILVGTRSLPRSNTTSSLPVDVLPAKELASTGQITFDKALQYKIPSFNTVQTPVNDATSLLDPYEIRNMGPSRTLILINGKRKNLSALLYTQTSPGRGETGSDISAIPTDAIKRVEILRDGASAQYGSDAIAGVMNIILKDSYKDGSATLRTGITSEGDGETIGISVNNGSTIGEDKGFFNYTVDFSKVSLANRPGAVDADGEFGDFVFVDPNLPDGTPKPDAPNIIIGNTVGRASVDDFLSQFPDAGNINGSPETAAAKFLVNGGYDISENTEIYANAAYVYKKVNSFANYRTPYWRRSEAFNPDDIDGEDFFSYLNDFFPNGANGEYIGYVPTFEGDLNDYNATIGFKTKKNGWNYDLSYTTGGNSQDYTVNNSHNRSSVFSPSTWIDANDNGIVDPGEITEGSQLYQQNSPISFDPGGTKFTHSVGNIDVAKLITDQISIGFGAEFRTETFEIIEGDLASYDGQGADSFAGNRPENSGKFNRYNFGGYFDISADITEDFLVNGTIRLEDYSDFGEAFVWKISSRYKFLEDKFTVRASLSTGFRAPTLHQIYTQRAQFSFIPGQGIQVGGLINNVSPQAQFLSIPQLDAEKSTNFTIGFGAKISKDFNFTLDYYNIKVEDRIVLSTEIGATEAGDTPLDDVLTANNLSDVSFFVNAIDTRTSGIDLVANYRNIMLGSGKLGFSLSGNYTIQNERDGAVNNPQLVADAGQSVVNDTQEALFFTSRPEFKAILGANYDIGKFGFSLNNTLFGPTKFRNQGLQDLEGLVGGDAADSDGGSDLGVEFMTKVVTDLGINYNATDKITLALNINNVLDVLPEWEFKALTPTGTAVLNDADATKTAFNLITFNGRYSQMSYDGYHFSQLGTMINLSLNYKF